A single window of Narcine bancroftii isolate sNarBan1 chromosome 1, sNarBan1.hap1, whole genome shotgun sequence DNA harbors:
- the lysmd3 gene encoding lysM and putative peptidoglycan-binding domain-containing protein 3, producing the protein MTGRSQTRFLPATIQPSLGGNVYVFANTTPSENELSEEDIECFELRSRGREKVRRSASKDRLDDVVYLVREIQEGDTLNALALQYSCSVADIKRVNNLINDQDFFALRTIKIPVKKITLLGEKHSPVASRLVPCGTLESSAQFQELKSSVESSSSNENVDNFLREVDKDIERIVKSNDTTREHLDEVVSALSAQPFYQATDRKIVPRKDPHYGADWGMRWWNAVMIMLIVGIVTPLFYLLYYEVLVKVETSHHSTMESTNLPVTQIVPQKLKLNSENDPMKRTKINSEDVNSKVQISVT; encoded by the exons ATGACGGGGAGAAGTCAAACACGTTTTCTGCCAGCAACTATTCAGCCATCATTGGGAGGCAACGTTTATGTGTTTGCTAACACCACACCGTCAGAAAATGAACTTTCGGAAGAGGATATAGAATGTTTTGAGCTAAGGtcaagaggaagagaaaaagtCCGAAGATCTGCATCTAAAGATCGCTTGGATGATGTTGTATACCTAGTCCGAGAAATACAAGAGGGTGACACGTTGAATGCACTTGCTTTGCAGTATAGCTGTTCT GTTGCCGATATCAAGAGGGTAAATAACCTCATCAATGACCAGGACTTTTTTGCTCTCAGAACTATTAAGATTCCTGTGAAAAAGATCACTTTACTTGGTGAGAAACACAGTCCTGTTGCATCAAGATTggttccatgtggaaccttggaATCCAGTGCACAGTTTCAGGAACTTAAATCGAGTGTAGAGTCCTCTTCTTCAAATGAAAATGTTGATAACTTTCTTAGAGAAGTTGATAAAGACATTGAAAGGATAGTAAAATCTAATGACACCACCCGGGAGCATTTagatgaggtggtttcagctttGTCTGCACAACCATTTTATCAGGCAACAGATCGCAAAATTGTTCCAAGAAAAGATCCCCATTATGGAGCTGATTGGGGCATGCGCTGGTGGAATGCAGTGATGATAATGTTAATAGTTGGGATTGTTACACCATTGTTTTATTTACTATACTATGAAGTTCTGGTAAAGGTTGAGACAAGCCATCACTCTACCATGGAATCAACAAATTTACCTGTTACTCAGATTGTGCCACAAAAATTAAAGCTTAATAGTGAAAATGATCCCATGAAAAGGACTAAAATAAATTCAGAGGATGTGAATTCAAAAGTTCAGATATCTGTCACCTGA